The DNA region AAAAATAAGCCCATATTGGTTTACATGAATTCTGTTCTCGTTGAGGATATCCTTCCCTGTAAGCAAGGTGGCTTTACCATCATCTATTAAATCTTGAACTTTATCTTCCTGAAGTATGATAGAAGTTACGCCTGCTTTTTTTAAGTTCTCAAGTATTTCTTTATAATAAATCCCTGAATTAAGATAGATGTTTTTTATGGTGTCAAAATTTAAAACTATCTCAATATTAGTATTCTTTTTTTCATAAACTATTTTATTGAAAATAGGGTAAATACAGGCTACCACACAGATTATTAATAGAATTGATATTTTGTTTTTAAGTAGTTGTTTTAGTATATGCATATTTATTACGTCCTATCTTAACTAGTCTTTTCTGAAATGTAAATAAGCCTCAATGAAGCTATCGATTTCCCCATCCATTACTGCTCCAACATTTCCTGTTTCATAATCGGTTCGTAAATCTTTCACCATTGTATATGGATGAAAAACATAGGAACGGATTTGGTTGCCCCAACTGATTTCTTTATTAGTATCAGCAACGTTCTTTTTTTCTTGTTCTTCAATTTTTTGATTATAAGTTTCTATCCTGGAGATTAGTACCTGCATAGCTTTTTCTTTGTTTTGTGTTTGTGACCTACCACTTTGACATTGAACAACTATCCCAGTTTTTAAATGTGTTATTCTTACAGCAGAATCTGTTTTATTAATATGTTGTCCCCCAGCACCGCTCGAACGATAGGTGTCGACCCTAATGTCTTCAGGTCTGATATTGATTTCTTTGGAAAGGTCTAATTGTGGAAGAACATCAACTGAAGCAAAGGATGTTTGTCTTTTGTTATTAGCATTAAAGGGAGACAGTCTCACTAGTCTATGTATGCCGTGCTCAGATTTAAGTAGCCCGTAAGCATACTCACCTTCTATAGTTAAAGTGACACTTTTCAGCCCAGCTTCATCTCCTACTGAGATATCTATTATTTCGTAGTTAAAACTTTTATCTTCTATCCACCTTTTATACATTCTAAGAAGCATTTCTGCCCAGTCCTGAGCATCAGTGCCGCCAACTCCTGCATTAATGGTAAGTATTACATCGTTTTGGTCGTAAGGTTCATTAAGTAGTGTTTTTAGTTCTAGTTTCTTATATTTAATTCCTATTTCAATTAAAAAGCTTTTAATCTCCTGTTCCAGCGATTGGTCGTTTAGTTCTAATAAATCTTGTATATAATTAATGTTTTCTTTAAATTCAGAAAAATCTTTTAATTTATGTTCGATGAGCTTGATTTCCTTAGACAGCTTACTCGCTTTATCATGGTCATTCCAAATGTCTTTTTCCTGAAGTTGTCTTTCAAGCATTGCTTTATCATTTAGTAGGTTATTGATTTGGAGATACCCCTCTAGCAACGTCGCTTTGTTAAGGTATTCTTCGGTTTTTGATTTATAATCTTCTATCATAACTAAATTTGTTTTCCACAACAGACCTTATATTTTTTGCCAGAGCCACAAGGACAAGGCTCGTTTCGCCCTGGTTTGGTGTCTTTATTCGTGATTGGTTTATTGATTTTTTGTTGATTGTTTGTGTCTCGATCATAGGAAGTAATTTTGATTCGTTTCTGTTCTTCTGCCATGATTTTTCCCATTTCTTCTTCTGTAACAATTTTGACCTTAAAAAGATTGGTAATAACTTCTTGTTCCACACTATCCATCATTTCTTGAAACATTTCATAACCTTCTTTTTTGTATTCCAAGAGAGGGTCTTTTTGAGCATAGGCTCTTAATCCAATTCCTTCTCTTAAAAAATCCATATTCTTCAAATGTTCTATCCATTTAGTATCCAAAGAATGAATATAGATAATTTTCATAATAGATAAAAGATCATCTTTGTTGATTTGTGCAATAAAGTTATTAAAAAATGTTTGATTCTGTTTTAGTAAATTGTTGATAGTTTCTTCTTGGTTTTTTTGTTCCATATTTGT from Candidatus Margulisiibacteriota bacterium includes:
- the prfB gene encoding peptide chain release factor 2, translated to MIEDYKSKTEEYLNKATLLEGYLQINNLLNDKAMLERQLQEKDIWNDHDKASKLSKEIKLIEHKLKDFSEFKENINYIQDLLELNDQSLEQEIKSFLIEIGIKYKKLELKTLLNEPYDQNDVILTINAGVGGTDAQDWAEMLLRMYKRWIEDKSFNYEIIDISVGDEAGLKSVTLTIEGEYAYGLLKSEHGIHRLVRLSPFNANNKRQTSFASVDVLPQLDLSKEINIRPEDIRVDTYRSSGAGGQHINKTDSAVRITHLKTGIVVQCQSGRSQTQNKEKAMQVLISRIETYNQKIEEQEKKNVADTNKEISWGNQIRSYVFHPYTMVKDLRTDYETGNVGAVMDGEIDSFIEAYLHFRKD